In one Silene latifolia isolate original U9 population chromosome 10, ASM4854445v1, whole genome shotgun sequence genomic region, the following are encoded:
- the LOC141607747 gene encoding uncharacterized protein LOC141607747: MQAESNLKAPKNIAEIRSFLCLADYNRRFVKDFPKIARPVTNLLRRETRFSWDESCEMAFQTLKESLTTASVLALPEGSDNFELYADGSKNGLDLEELDPKIQEWKPRVGDGTVSIFSIHTDGSVRFDGRSSVPSDIDLKKLIMTEAHCTPYSVHPGGDKLYKHLKKTFWWPVGDKFLLKVSSMWGVMRFGKRGKLSHKFRCPYEILARVGEVAYQLALPPSLDRVHNVFHLSQLRKYVSDSSHVHEVENIELDETLTYVEVPKEILDCKVRKTKNGETVLLEVLWSNHNVEEATWEPEEAIREPYPHLSEQEWRIYEVKRVKLITTDLARRDTRRMA, encoded by the exons atgcAGGCGGAGTCAAACTTGAAAGCACCGAAGAACATTGCTGAGATACGGAGTTTCTTGTGTTTAGCTGACTACAacaggaggttcgtgaaggatttcccTAAGATAGCTAGACCTGTGACAAATTTGTTGAGGAGAGAGACCAGATTtagttgggatgagagttgtgagatggcgttccaaacattaaaggagagTTTGACTACAGCTTCTGTCCTGGCTTTACCAGAGGGAAGTGATAACTTTGAGCTTTATGCCGATggttcgaagaatgggttgg ATTTAGAG GaacttgatcccaagattcaggagtggaagccAAGGGTAGGAGATGGTACAGTTTCAATATTTTCTAtacatacagatgggagtgttcgcttTGATGGGAGGTCGTCTGTACCTAGTGACATTGACTTGAAGAAGTTAatcatgacggaggctcattgcactccttattcggtacaTCCGGGCGGTGATAAGTTGTATAAGCACTtgaagaagacgttttggtggcccg TGGGTGACAAGTTTCTCTTGAAAGTGTCATCTATGTggggtgttatgaggtttggcaaGAGAGGGAAGTTGAGTCATAAATTCCGatgtccttatgagattttggctCGAGTAGGTGAAGTAGCTTATCagctagctttaccaccatctCTTGATCGGGTGCACAATGTGTTCCATTTGTCACAACTCCGTAAATATGTGAGTGATTCGTCACATGTACACGAGGTTGAGAATATTGAGTTAGATGAAACTCTAACTTATGTAGAGGTACCAAAAGAGATATTGGATTGTAAGGTACGCAAGACAAAGAATGGTGAAACCGTCTTGCTTGAGGTGttatggtctaatcacaatgtggaggaagccacttGGGAACCGGAAGAGGCTATCAGAGAACCCTATCCACATCTTTCTGAGCAG